The following are encoded together in the Halopseudomonas salegens genome:
- the mqo gene encoding malate dehydrogenase (quinone), protein MTAKKVDVLLVGGGVMSATLGMLLKQLDPEMRIVLVERLDHVAHESTDGWNNAGTGHAGYCELNYTPQADDGSIAIDRALAINASFEVTLQFWSSLVEQNILPSPKKFINPTPHLSFVWGEKDVEFLRQRHQLLSQHHLFKDMVFSDSADQLAEWMPLVMQNRNDGKPVAATRVAYGSDVDFGSLTRSMISWLQEQPNFDLHLKHSVTTLRKSRKGFWRVEVEDENSGEEKKFEADFVFLGAGGGSLPLLQKSNIDESRGYGGFPVSGQWLVCQQEDVVKQHRSKVYGKAPVGAPPMSVPHLDTRIINGKPALLFGPFAGFTTKFLKQGSFFDLFSSVKRYNVKPMLGVGRDNMDLTRYLIGESFQSHKDRVASLRNYFPEAREENWRLQDAGMRVQIIKKNAQGHGKLEFGTEIVAAKDGTLAALLGASPGASTAVQAMIDVLERCFSDRLQSSEWQSRIRDLIPSYGQSLVKDGALLDEVRERTLRTLQLQRD, encoded by the coding sequence ATGACGGCAAAAAAAGTTGATGTACTGCTGGTTGGTGGCGGCGTAATGAGCGCCACGCTGGGCATGCTGCTGAAGCAGCTGGACCCGGAAATGCGTATTGTCCTCGTAGAGCGGCTCGATCATGTCGCCCACGAAAGCACCGACGGCTGGAACAATGCGGGTACCGGTCATGCTGGCTACTGCGAACTCAATTACACGCCTCAGGCCGACGATGGCAGTATTGCCATTGACCGTGCTCTGGCTATCAATGCTTCCTTTGAAGTCACTCTGCAGTTCTGGTCCAGCCTGGTCGAACAGAATATCCTGCCGAGCCCGAAAAAGTTCATCAACCCGACGCCGCACCTCAGCTTCGTGTGGGGAGAGAAAGACGTCGAATTCCTGCGTCAGCGTCATCAATTGTTGAGTCAACACCACCTGTTCAAGGATATGGTGTTCAGCGACTCTGCTGACCAGTTGGCTGAGTGGATGCCTCTGGTCATGCAGAACCGCAACGATGGAAAACCAGTCGCAGCAACCCGGGTTGCCTATGGCTCGGATGTCGATTTCGGCTCACTGACCCGCAGCATGATCAGTTGGTTGCAAGAGCAGCCGAATTTCGATTTGCACCTCAAACACTCGGTCACCACCCTGCGCAAGAGCCGCAAGGGTTTCTGGCGGGTAGAAGTTGAAGACGAAAACAGCGGCGAAGAGAAAAAATTCGAGGCCGATTTCGTTTTCCTTGGTGCCGGGGGCGGCTCCCTCCCACTGCTGCAAAAATCCAACATTGATGAAAGCCGTGGTTATGGCGGCTTCCCGGTCAGCGGTCAGTGGCTGGTCTGTCAGCAGGAAGATGTCGTCAAGCAGCATCGCTCCAAGGTCTACGGCAAGGCACCCGTCGGTGCCCCACCGATGTCGGTACCGCATCTTGATACCCGTATCATCAATGGCAAACCCGCCCTGCTCTTTGGCCCCTTTGCCGGCTTCACCACGAAATTCCTCAAGCAAGGCTCATTTTTCGATCTGTTTTCCTCGGTCAAACGCTACAACGTCAAGCCGATGCTTGGCGTCGGCCGTGACAACATGGACCTGACCCGCTACCTCATTGGCGAGTCATTCCAGTCGCACAAGGACCGGGTGGCGTCTCTGCGCAACTATTTCCCCGAAGCCAGAGAAGAGAACTGGCGGCTGCAGGATGCCGGCATGCGCGTGCAGATCATCAAGAAAAATGCCCAGGGCCATGGAAAACTGGAATTCGGTACTGAAATCGTTGCCGCCAAAGATGGCACCCTGGCCGCGCTGCTCGGTGCCTCACCCGGGGCCTCGACAGCGGTTCAGGCCATGATCGACGTGCTTGAACGCTGTTTCAGCGACCGCTTGCAGAGTAGCGAATGGCAAAGCCGTATCCGCGACCTGATTCCGTCTTACGGGCAATCACTGGTCAAGGATGGCGCGCTTCTGGATGAAGTGCGTGAACGTACTTTGCGTACTTTGCAATTGCAGCGTGATTAG
- the thiO gene encoding glycine oxidase ThiO — protein MQSCIVIGGGIIGGLTALNLLQQGVSVTLLERQEFGRESSWAGGGIVSPLYPWRYPAAISALAYWSQGFYPQLAQELFAATGLDPEVSSTGLLWLDHAESEQALAWAQAQQQPLDQLSATQVYQRVPQLAPGFTQALWQADLGNVRNPRLLAALKARLLQFADFSLHEHTPVLGLQQANGRVCGVQSAEGEILADAVVLAAGAWSGDLLAQAGWQLPVQPVKGQMLLYKAAPGWLSTMVLYQGRYAIPRRDGHILVGSTLEYAGYDKTTTAEAAISLEASAARLLPDLAEQRPVMQWAGLRPGSTDGIPAIGAVDQLPGLWLNTGHFRNGLVLAPAACRLLVDLMLQQPPIIAPEPYAAARQLQPL, from the coding sequence ATGCAAAGCTGTATCGTGATTGGCGGCGGTATCATCGGTGGTCTCACCGCACTCAATCTGTTGCAGCAGGGGGTATCGGTAACCCTGTTGGAGCGTCAGGAATTTGGTCGTGAGTCTTCATGGGCGGGTGGTGGAATTGTTTCACCGCTTTACCCATGGCGCTATCCGGCAGCAATCAGCGCATTGGCCTATTGGTCGCAGGGCTTTTATCCTCAGTTGGCGCAGGAGTTGTTCGCCGCCACAGGGTTGGACCCGGAAGTCAGCAGTACCGGCCTGCTCTGGCTGGATCACGCGGAAAGCGAGCAGGCGCTGGCCTGGGCGCAAGCGCAGCAGCAGCCTCTGGATCAGTTGTCGGCAACCCAGGTATATCAGCGGGTGCCGCAGTTGGCACCGGGTTTTACCCAGGCGTTATGGCAGGCCGATCTGGGTAATGTTCGCAACCCGCGTTTACTTGCAGCGCTCAAGGCACGGTTACTGCAATTCGCCGATTTTTCTCTGCACGAGCACACACCTGTGCTGGGTTTGCAGCAGGCCAATGGACGCGTTTGCGGAGTGCAGTCAGCCGAGGGCGAGATACTGGCTGATGCGGTGGTTCTGGCGGCAGGGGCATGGAGTGGGGATCTGTTGGCGCAGGCGGGTTGGCAGCTGCCGGTGCAGCCGGTCAAGGGTCAGATGTTGTTGTACAAGGCCGCCCCCGGCTGGTTATCGACCATGGTGTTGTATCAGGGGCGCTATGCAATACCGCGCCGTGATGGTCATATCCTGGTTGGCAGTACCCTTGAATATGCCGGTTATGACAAAACCACCACTGCCGAAGCGGCCATCAGCCTGGAGGCTTCGGCAGCCAGACTCTTGCCTGATTTGGCCGAGCAGCGTCCGGTGATGCAGTGGGCAGGATTGCGTCCGGGATCGACGGATGGCATCCCGGCGATTGGTGCAGTCGATCAGTTACCCGGCCTGTGGCTGAATACTGGTCATTTCCGCAATGGTCTGGTGCTGGCTCCGGCGGCCTGTCGTTTGCTGGTCGATCTGATGCTGCAACAGCCGCCGATTATTGCGCCCGAGCCTTATGCAGCGGCACGCCAGCTGCAGCCACTCTAG
- a CDS encoding sigma-54-dependent transcriptional regulator, protein MSKPLALLIDDEPDILELLELTLGRMQVDARKAKNQGEALALLKTESFAICLTDMRLPDGDGLQIVKHIQQHYPQTPVAMITAYGSLDTAINALKAGAFDFLTKPVDLQRLRELVNHALRLQVTSPATSQPDIDDPILGESEPIARLRRQIGKLSRSQAPLYISGESGSGKELVARRIHQLGPRSEQPFVPVNCGAIPAELMESEFFGHRKGSFTGAVADKPGLFQAASGGTLFLDEVADLPLAMQVKLLRAIQEKAVRPVGTQQEESVDVRLLCATHRDLAAEVAAGNFRQDLFYRINVIELKVPPLRERREDIPLLATRILQRLAERSHDSQPELSVEARERLLNYRFPGNVRELENILERAYTLCESDCINADDIQLSGTSASPDKAAAGLDQIDSLEDYLDNIERKALEHALEETRWNKTAAAKRLGLTFRSLRYRLKKLGLDD, encoded by the coding sequence ATGAGCAAACCCCTCGCACTGCTGATTGATGATGAGCCGGACATACTGGAGTTACTCGAGCTGACTCTGGGACGCATGCAGGTGGACGCCCGCAAGGCTAAAAACCAGGGCGAAGCACTGGCATTGCTCAAGACCGAGAGCTTCGCCATCTGCCTGACCGATATGCGGCTGCCAGACGGTGACGGCTTGCAGATCGTCAAGCATATCCAGCAGCACTACCCTCAAACACCGGTTGCCATGATTACCGCCTATGGCAGCCTTGATACCGCCATCAACGCGCTCAAGGCCGGGGCCTTTGATTTTCTGACCAAGCCGGTCGACCTGCAGCGGCTACGCGAACTGGTCAACCATGCGCTGCGCTTGCAGGTTACCTCACCCGCTACCAGTCAACCGGATATCGACGACCCTATCCTCGGTGAATCCGAGCCGATCGCCCGTCTGCGGCGACAAATCGGCAAACTGTCGCGCAGCCAGGCGCCTCTTTATATCAGTGGCGAATCAGGCAGCGGCAAGGAGTTGGTCGCCCGGCGAATTCATCAGTTAGGGCCGCGCAGTGAACAGCCCTTTGTCCCGGTCAATTGTGGGGCGATACCGGCAGAGTTGATGGAGAGCGAGTTCTTTGGTCACCGCAAGGGCAGTTTTACCGGCGCAGTGGCAGACAAGCCCGGGCTGTTTCAGGCGGCCAGCGGCGGCACTCTGTTTCTGGATGAGGTCGCCGACCTGCCACTGGCGATGCAGGTAAAACTGCTCCGTGCAATTCAGGAAAAGGCCGTGCGTCCGGTCGGCACACAACAGGAAGAGAGTGTCGACGTGCGCCTGCTGTGCGCCACTCACCGCGATCTGGCGGCTGAAGTCGCCGCCGGCAACTTTCGTCAGGATCTGTTCTATCGCATCAATGTCATCGAACTGAAAGTCCCACCGCTGCGAGAACGTCGCGAAGATATCCCGCTGTTGGCCACGCGTATCCTGCAGCGCCTGGCCGAGCGCAGCCACGACAGTCAGCCCGAGCTCAGCGTCGAAGCCCGCGAGCGATTACTCAATTACCGTTTCCCCGGCAATGTGCGTGAGCTGGAAAACATTCTCGAGCGCGCTTATACCCTGTGTGAAAGTGACTGCATAAATGCCGACGATATTCAGCTCAGCGGCACCAGCGCCAGCCCGGACAAAGCAGCTGCAGGGCTGGACCAGATCGACTCACTGGAAGACTACCTCGACAATATCGAGCGCAAGGCGCTGGAACATGCCCTGGAAGAAACCCGCTGGAACAAGACCGCTGCTGCCAAACGCCTGGGGCTGACCTTTCGTTCATTGCGCTACCGGCTGAAAAAGCTGGGCCTGGATGACTAG
- a CDS encoding sensor histidine kinase produces MSTVTQIMSDPVDLQRPRILRVYNLYRVILGFGLTLLTNSALRGDLLQLSSPALFDAISWLYLFVSVLTALFLYKGKRDLLIFCLTGLDMLLLGVLFYAAGGSGSGFGNLLIIPVAVANVLLHGRIGLVLPAIASLLLIYLTFFISLAHPSIPQSYLQVGVLGCIYFAVALFVQRLSRRLQVSERLAQKQAASLANLEQLNQLIIQRMRTGIMVTDADQQLLVANEASAQLLGKPILRGMRLHQLAPELEQRLQQWRHNPSARPSGFRNHSGGAELMANFKHLSQADRSVLIFLDDNTQVAQQAQQLKLASLGRLTASIAHEIRNPLGAISHAAQLLRESDVQDSQDQRLLDIIQQQSKRMNAVIETVLELSRRRPSEPQLVDLALWLHEYARDFRLSHPAEDNLCCEIEKEGITTRIDPNQLSQVLNNLCQNALRYSPLIDDKRTVFINLYQHPETDKPVLEVIDHGPGIDEDKVEQIFEPFYTTEASGNGLGLYICRELCESNQARLEYAPVEPRGSCMRITFAHAKRLV; encoded by the coding sequence ATGAGCACCGTGACGCAGATCATGAGTGATCCGGTCGACCTTCAACGCCCACGCATTCTGCGGGTCTATAACCTCTATCGGGTTATCCTCGGTTTCGGCCTTACCCTGCTGACCAACTCCGCTTTGCGCGGCGACCTGCTGCAACTGAGTAGTCCTGCCCTCTTTGACGCCATCAGTTGGTTGTATCTGTTCGTCAGCGTCCTGACTGCGCTTTTTCTCTACAAGGGCAAGCGCGATCTGCTGATTTTCTGCCTCACTGGCCTGGATATGCTGCTACTGGGCGTACTTTTCTATGCAGCTGGCGGCTCGGGCAGCGGCTTCGGCAATCTGCTGATCATTCCTGTCGCAGTGGCCAATGTCTTGCTGCATGGGCGTATCGGTCTGGTGTTGCCGGCAATCGCCAGTCTGCTGTTGATCTACCTGACTTTTTTTATCAGTCTCGCGCATCCCTCGATTCCCCAGAGTTATCTGCAAGTCGGCGTTCTTGGCTGCATTTACTTTGCTGTCGCCCTGTTCGTCCAGCGTCTCAGCCGACGCTTGCAGGTTTCCGAACGTCTGGCACAAAAACAGGCTGCCAGCCTGGCCAACCTTGAACAGCTCAATCAGCTGATTATCCAGCGTATGCGTACCGGCATCATGGTGACTGATGCCGACCAGCAGCTGCTGGTCGCCAACGAGGCCAGCGCCCAATTGCTCGGCAAGCCAATCCTTCGCGGTATGCGCTTGCACCAACTGGCACCTGAGCTGGAACAACGCCTGCAACAATGGCGACACAATCCATCTGCCCGACCTTCCGGCTTCCGCAACCACAGTGGCGGCGCCGAGTTGATGGCGAATTTCAAACACCTGTCGCAAGCCGACCGCTCAGTCTTGATCTTCCTGGATGACAACACTCAGGTAGCACAGCAGGCCCAGCAGCTGAAGCTTGCCTCCCTGGGCCGCTTGACCGCCAGTATTGCCCACGAAATCCGCAACCCGTTGGGAGCCATCAGCCACGCTGCGCAACTGTTGCGCGAGTCCGACGTGCAAGACAGCCAGGACCAACGCTTGCTGGACATCATTCAGCAGCAATCCAAGCGCATGAACGCAGTGATCGAAACCGTGCTGGAGCTTTCACGCCGACGCCCGAGCGAACCGCAACTGGTCGATCTGGCGCTCTGGCTGCATGAATATGCGCGTGACTTCCGACTTAGCCACCCGGCAGAAGACAACCTGTGCTGCGAGATCGAAAAGGAAGGCATTACGACCCGGATCGACCCCAATCAGCTGTCTCAGGTACTCAACAACCTGTGCCAGAATGCCCTGCGTTACAGCCCACTGATTGATGACAAACGCACTGTTTTCATCAACCTCTACCAACATCCGGAAACCGATAAACCGGTACTTGAAGTCATTGACCACGGCCCCGGCATCGATGAGGACAAGGTCGAGCAGATTTTCGAACCTTTCTATACCACTGAAGCCAGCGGCAATGGCCTGGGGCTGTATATCTGTCGTGAACTCTGCGAGAGCAACCAGGCCCGGCTGGAGTATGCCCCGGTAGAACCGCGGGGCAGTTGCATGCGCATAACCTTTGCGCATGCAAAACGGCTGGTATGA
- a CDS encoding PP0621 family protein: MGLIKLIILIILIVACLTLWRRIQAWHAANQAPSADPTKPPLMVRCQHCQLHLPQDQALQSGEYWYCCHEHRDADHE, from the coding sequence ATGGGGCTGATCAAACTCATTATCCTGATAATCCTGATTGTGGCCTGCCTCACACTGTGGCGGCGCATTCAGGCCTGGCACGCAGCCAATCAGGCACCGTCGGCGGACCCGACAAAGCCACCATTGATGGTCCGCTGTCAGCACTGCCAGCTGCATTTGCCGCAAGATCAGGCGCTGCAGTCGGGGGAATACTGGTATTGCTGCCATGAGCACCGTGACGCAGATCATGAGTGA
- a CDS encoding NAD+ synthase gives MSASLRVVMAQLNLRVGDVQGNVQRIVDMAVHARDELDARVVVFPELSLCGYPPEDLLLRSSMQARIEAALNRLCNEVQGIYMVVGYPWREGELCFNQAAIIADGQVLATYAKQELPNYKVFDEKRYFAAGNSPCVLEIDGLPVALTICEDIWHPGPMAQAKAAGARLMLNLNASPFHMDKQAEREAVLAERCAESGMPIIYVNQVGGQDELVFDGGSVAMGAQGDLALRAPAYVEGLYPVDVTHTGQQVLLRQGSVAALPELESSVYQALVTGVRDYVNKNGFKRVVLGLSGGIDSALSLAVAADALGPERVEAVMMPYHYTSSMSLEDAEAQAKAMHVAYHVVPIAPMVDAFMQSLAPMFEGLPRDTTEENLQARCRGTLLMALSNKTGALVLTTGNKSEMAVGYATLYGDMAGGFDVLKDVPKVLVFKLAEYRNRQGQVIPQRVIDRPPSAELAPDQKDEDSLPGYPELDEILRLYIEHDLSATAIIAAGFDADTVKRVLRLVDINEYKRRQAAVGPRITQRGFGRDRRYPITSGWRMED, from the coding sequence ATGAGCGCCAGTTTGCGTGTGGTAATGGCCCAGCTCAACCTGCGGGTAGGGGACGTTCAGGGCAATGTACAGCGCATTGTTGACATGGCTGTGCATGCCCGCGATGAGCTTGATGCCCGGGTAGTGGTCTTTCCCGAGTTAAGTCTGTGCGGTTATCCGCCGGAAGATTTGCTGCTGCGCTCAAGCATGCAGGCGCGCATAGAAGCCGCGCTGAACCGATTGTGCAATGAAGTGCAGGGCATTTACATGGTGGTGGGCTACCCCTGGCGCGAAGGCGAGCTGTGCTTCAATCAGGCTGCAATCATTGCTGATGGCCAGGTGCTGGCGACTTACGCCAAGCAAGAGCTGCCCAATTACAAGGTATTCGACGAAAAGCGTTATTTTGCCGCCGGCAACAGCCCCTGCGTGCTGGAGATCGATGGCTTGCCTGTCGCTTTGACTATCTGCGAAGACATCTGGCATCCAGGACCCATGGCCCAGGCCAAAGCGGCGGGTGCACGCCTGATGTTGAACCTGAATGCGTCACCTTTTCACATGGATAAACAGGCTGAGCGCGAAGCGGTATTGGCTGAGCGTTGCGCCGAAAGCGGTATGCCGATTATCTATGTCAATCAGGTCGGTGGGCAGGACGAGCTGGTATTTGACGGTGGTTCGGTGGCAATGGGTGCACAGGGTGACCTTGCGTTGCGGGCGCCGGCCTATGTCGAAGGCCTGTATCCGGTGGATGTTACACATACCGGGCAGCAGGTGTTGTTGCGCCAGGGCAGTGTTGCTGCCTTGCCCGAACTGGAATCCAGCGTTTATCAGGCGCTGGTCACCGGTGTGCGCGATTATGTCAACAAGAATGGTTTCAAGCGCGTAGTGCTCGGGTTGTCCGGCGGTATCGATTCGGCGTTGAGCCTGGCCGTTGCTGCCGATGCGCTGGGGCCAGAGCGGGTAGAGGCGGTAATGATGCCTTATCACTACACGTCCAGTATGAGTCTTGAAGATGCCGAAGCCCAGGCCAAAGCCATGCATGTTGCCTATCATGTGGTGCCGATCGCCCCCATGGTAGACGCCTTTATGCAGAGCCTGGCGCCAATGTTTGAGGGCCTGCCACGAGATACCACAGAAGAGAATCTGCAGGCCCGCTGTCGAGGAACCCTGTTGATGGCATTGTCGAACAAGACAGGGGCGCTGGTCCTGACCACCGGCAACAAGAGTGAAATGGCGGTCGGTTATGCCACCTTGTACGGTGATATGGCTGGCGGCTTTGATGTGCTCAAGGATGTGCCCAAGGTACTGGTGTTCAAGCTGGCGGAATACCGCAACCGCCAGGGGCAGGTGATCCCGCAGCGGGTAATCGATCGCCCGCCGAGTGCAGAGCTGGCGCCGGATCAGAAGGATGAGGATTCACTGCCGGGTTATCCGGAGCTGGACGAAATTCTTCGGCTGTATATCGAGCACGATTTGTCGGCCACCGCAATCATTGCCGCCGGCTTTGATGCCGATACGGTCAAACGGGTGTTGCGGCTGGTAGATATCAATGAATACAAGCGTCGGCAGGCCGCGGTTGGCCCGCGGATTACCCAGCGCGGCTTTGGTCGTGACCGGCGTTATCCGATTACTTCCGGGTGGCGAATGGAAGACTAG
- a CDS encoding outer membrane protein assembly factor BamD, translated as MPMKHILLIALMVLLTACASNRGVIDESLSESELYQQAQQDLESRNYAAAIEKLQALESRYPFGRYAQQAQLELIYAYYQNIEPEASRAAAERFIRLHPQHPNADYAYYIRGMASFTRDQGVFERFLPLDMTRRDPGGARDSFNEFAQLVSRYPDSRYAPDARLRMVYLRNLLAAYDAHVGHFYLKRGAYVAAANRGRYIVENFQQTPSVSDGLALMVEAYQRLALNDLADAALLTLQSNYPEHPSLNNGEFRHHVEPRQRQAGWVESMTVGALDKLLTPPTVAEGSMMDREMQRQYNDAVASLPREIRVPQQPQRSWWSRLTFGLLD; from the coding sequence ATGCCAATGAAACACATTCTGCTGATCGCCCTCATGGTCCTGCTCACCGCATGTGCCTCGAACCGTGGGGTTATCGATGAGTCATTGAGTGAAAGCGAGCTTTACCAGCAGGCGCAACAGGACCTGGAAAGCCGCAATTACGCCGCTGCCATTGAAAAGTTGCAAGCTCTTGAATCGCGTTATCCTTTTGGCCGCTATGCACAACAAGCCCAACTGGAACTGATTTACGCCTATTACCAGAACATCGAGCCGGAAGCGTCCCGCGCCGCCGCTGAGCGCTTTATTCGCTTGCACCCACAACATCCGAATGCGGATTACGCCTATTACATTCGCGGGATGGCATCATTTACCCGGGATCAGGGTGTGTTCGAGCGCTTCCTGCCACTGGATATGACGCGCCGCGATCCGGGTGGTGCGCGCGACTCCTTCAATGAATTTGCCCAACTGGTCAGCCGCTATCCGGATAGCCGATACGCACCCGATGCGCGCTTGCGCATGGTCTATCTGCGCAACCTGCTGGCCGCCTATGATGCCCATGTCGGTCATTTCTACCTCAAACGGGGTGCCTATGTTGCTGCCGCCAATCGTGGCCGCTACATCGTCGAGAACTTTCAGCAGACCCCGTCCGTCAGTGATGGTCTTGCGCTGATGGTCGAAGCCTACCAACGCCTGGCACTGAACGATCTGGCTGATGCCGCGCTGTTGACCTTGCAGAGCAACTACCCTGAACACCCCAGCCTGAACAATGGCGAGTTCCGTCATCATGTAGAACCACGCCAGCGCCAAGCCGGCTGGGTGGAGAGCATGACCGTAGGCGCTCTGGACAAATTGTTGACCCCGCCCACGGTAGCCGAGGGCTCAATGATGGACCGCGAGATGCAACGCCAGTACAACGATGCAGTTGCCAGTCTTCCGCGTGAAATCCGCGTTCCACAGCAACCGCAGCGCAGTTGGTGGAGCCGCCTGACCTTCGGCTTGCTGGATTGA
- the rluD gene encoding 23S rRNA pseudouridine(1911/1915/1917) synthase RluD → MSERIRLSAQVSPQQGGQRLDQVAAQLFPDHSRSRLQNWIKSGELTVDGRQLRPRDAVFGGEELVLDAEREVQGDWQAEAIALDIVYEDDALLVINKPAGLVVHPAAGHHDGTLLNALLHHVPSLKTVPRAGIVHRLDKDTTGLMVVAKTLEAQTALVNQMQARTVSREYECVVVGVMTAGGKVDEPIARHGVNRQKMAVVAGGKEAISHYRVIQRYRAHTHVKVKLETGRTHQIRVHMAYIHYPLVGDPVYGGRMRIPPGASPELLRELREFPRQALHARRLELEHPDDGRLLHWQVPRPADMQHLLALLEEDAGELHD, encoded by the coding sequence ATGTCCGAACGTATCCGCTTGTCCGCCCAGGTCAGCCCGCAACAGGGCGGTCAGCGTCTTGACCAGGTTGCCGCCCAGTTGTTCCCCGACCACTCACGCTCTCGTCTGCAGAACTGGATCAAGTCGGGTGAACTGACCGTTGATGGCCGCCAGCTGCGTCCGCGTGATGCCGTTTTTGGTGGTGAGGAGCTGGTGCTGGATGCCGAGCGCGAAGTGCAGGGCGACTGGCAGGCGGAAGCCATCGCGCTGGATATCGTCTATGAAGATGACGCTTTGCTGGTGATCAACAAGCCCGCCGGTCTGGTCGTGCATCCGGCTGCCGGGCACCATGACGGTACCTTGCTGAATGCGCTGCTGCATCATGTGCCCTCCCTGAAAACCGTCCCGAGGGCCGGTATTGTGCATCGACTGGACAAGGACACCACAGGCCTGATGGTCGTGGCCAAGACCCTGGAAGCCCAGACGGCACTGGTCAATCAGATGCAGGCACGCACCGTCAGTCGTGAATACGAGTGTGTGGTGGTCGGGGTGATGACCGCTGGCGGCAAGGTCGATGAGCCGATTGCCCGGCATGGCGTCAATCGGCAGAAAATGGCAGTGGTGGCTGGCGGCAAGGAAGCGATCAGTCATTATCGGGTGATTCAGCGCTATCGCGCGCATACCCATGTCAAGGTCAAGCTGGAAACTGGCCGCACCCATCAAATCCGGGTGCATATGGCGTATATCCACTATCCTCTGGTGGGTGACCCGGTATATGGCGGGCGCATGCGCATCCCCCCGGGTGCCAGCCCTGAATTGCTGCGCGAGTTGCGTGAATTCCCGCGTCAGGCCCTGCATGCCCGGCGGCTGGAACTGGAACATCCGGATGATGGTCGCTTGCTGCATTGGCAGGTGCCGCGTCCGGCGGACATGCAGCACCTGCTGGCGCTGCTGGAAGAAGATGCAGGAGAGCTGCATGACTGA